Below is a window of Heterodontus francisci isolate sHetFra1 chromosome 20, sHetFra1.hap1, whole genome shotgun sequence DNA.
aAGATTGCTATTGTAGATTTGGGGTCAGGAAAATATTTACTACCTTGACAAGACATTCTGATTATCagttgattttaaaaaaaagagttgaaTTAGTTACTTTAGGATTGCTTCATAATAAATAGACCAGAGCCAGTTTGGAAATGTATCACCTCATTTCATGGCAAGGTCTCAGAAAGCGACAGAGAGGGAAGAAAAAGAAAAATCGGTGGCGGGGGGCAATGAAAAAAGGCACAAGAGCAGAAATCTAGAACTGAGGACTGAAGGAGGTTTCACAGGCAGTGAGGGCCAAGGCAATGAAGGAACTTCACATGGAGTTGAATTTTGAAACGTGTTGGGGGTAGGGAGGCAATGAAGATTGCCTCGGACAAGAGTGATAGGGAAAATACGACACAAAATGAGGAGTGCAGATTGGACGAGTTGAAATTTGTGAAGAATGGAACTGTGCCAAGAGGCACCTTGGGGTTAGTCAAGGCATGGAATAGGGATTAAAGTGCATAACAAACCGAGGATCAAACCTGGAAACTTTCTGGCCTGTAGACCTTTAAAGCACATCAGAGTGTGCATTTGGTCACTCAGCCACCAGCCAGCTCCTACCCTTAAACTCTGGTGTAACTTGGAAATCACACATATCCAAATGTAACAGACAGATAATTTATGATGGCCTGAATGGGGGTCATGTGTTCTAATTAGGTTATCATTGATTGTCCATCAATGCCTCCAAAATAAATTCACCGATGCAttttaaaagaaacaaaaaaaggacttgcatttatatagcgcctttcatgaccaccagacgtctcaaagcgctttacagccaatgaagtgctttttgaagtttatttactgttgtaatgtaagaatttatTCACTCATAATTCATTCATAATTTATTCAGGTTTACTCAGTGTCTACATCAGGGGTCACCAACATGTCAATCTGGTAGCTCGCGTCAACCTATGAGTAGCTCACACAGgaatataagaaatagaagcaggagtaggtcattcagcccttccagcccactccatcattcaatgagatcacataaTGCTCCTGATCGCTCACGTCATCCTGCCAGCATTAATCCATGCATGCGCATCCTGACGTCACCAAACACTGATATCACAGCTGGGGGAGGCGGAGCGGGCAGTGGCAAACGCCAATGGATCAGCAAGCCTGGGGCCaagtggggagggagcaggagaccgAGCGGTGAGCAAGTATCAAGGGAGTGGCGAGCGGCGGAACGGAGTTCAAGCAGCGAGCAGTCAGCACCAAgccgcgggtggggggggggggggggggagtgagtggcAAGTGGGAGGCGGAAAACGAACAGCGACCGGCAGTTGggtggaagggagggggagggggggggggtgggtacgaGCAGGCTGGAGTGGGGGCAAAGAGGAGTGGCTATAGGAGGAAGAGGTTTGTTTGCCTTTTGtttcaaattgagcagcgccatctttattactggcaactgCCCGAGACGTCATGGACATTTCAGTCATCTGCGCATGTGTGAGTAGCGTGCCACCTAGTGGAGACGCTGTCCGCAAACGCGTTCGTTTCCTTCATCAGAAGCAGCAGTCACTCAGGAAAACGTCGGTGACCCCTGGTCCTCGTAGTCATAGGGCTCTTCCACATAAATGGGTCATATTTTCAAACCTGACATTTCttgccactgtttttttttttaaaagcacattGCTTATTTTGTACATATTATATTATGATATAACAATACATAGAAAGACCAaggttcatctacttcatcttctaccattctggtagtcacatgatacaatgtgaatctggttgttgactaatcatagaaaTCAACTTCCATCAATGTGTCCACAACaaacccagacatgaggtgaggaaaactgcAGTCATGGAGAACTTTGAAAGCACATGTTGAAAGGTACCCTTGTCATCCCAAAAATATTACACTTACCACATGTACAGAGATTGTACCTAAATTACTTATCAAAATTGTATTTATATCAGTTAATGGTACAGTCAAATCTTTCACCCTCCATTCATCCTCCCCGATATCAATCGTCTCCCCTTATCTCATGATAAATAACTTGTTGCACTATTGTTCCATAGGTACTTGCAGGTCTCACTCGGATGCCTTGCCCGTGTGAGCTCAAGGGGAGCCACAGCCAAACTGGAACCTGTTCTCACCCAATTATCCGCACACATACATATTTGTCCaacacaaaacagcccgcttgatcggcaccccacccatcaccttaaacattcacaccctacaccaccaatgcacagtggctccagtgtgtaccatctacaagatgcactacagcatctcgtcaaggctccttcaacagcacctcccaaacccacagcctctaccaagTAGAAGGAGAAAAGGAcaaaagatgcatgggaacatcaccacccacaagctcccctccaagccacacatcatcctgacttggaaatacattgctgttccttcaatgtcgctggattAAAACCTTGGAAgcatctccctaacagcactgtggatggacCTACACCATAAGCACTGTAAGGGTTCATAGCAGTggctcactactaccttctcaaggtcaactagggatgggcaataaatgctggccttgccagcgatgcccacatcccatgaataaaaagaaaattccAACAGAGATCATTAGATAGTGGTCAGGAACAACCATGGCTTCTTTGGGAGCCATGAGACAATTGTAATGTGCTTACAGTTCCTAGTGTGTGGCTTGATGGAGGTTTATATCAATCTCTACGTCCAGGCTTCTGCAATGTCCACAGGACTGAAGCTCAAAATCAAGAAGCCAACTATGATATGGTATTGAAAAAAAACATCCAGATACAGGCCAtttgctggaaaacgggattagaatagataggtgctcaatggccggcatggacacgatggtccgaagggcgtgtttctgtgttgtataactctgactctctatgacaaggTTTCAAAGAAgtttaagctctgaaattcccttcctgaacttctccacctctctctcctaacacgttccttaaaactatcctctttgaccaagctttgatgACCTGTTCGAATATCTGCTTATGTAGTTCAGTGTCAATGTTTGTCAAATTACTCTGctgagaagtgccttgggatgttttactacggtcaaggtgctatattaatacaaATTATTGTTAACGGAGAATGAAATGCAATTGTATGCTCAAATTTACCTGCTTCAGAAAGATAATCACTGAAGTCATCTTTatcttcatcatcctcctcctcctcctcctcatcatcatcttcattCTCACTGTCATCCTGCTCACTGTCAGAACCATCCTCgggctccagtctctcttcatttgtCTGCAATCCCAGACTTTCGGCACTAAACAGGGAATAGTTGTGCTCATGGTTCTTCAGTTCGACCCCAGCTTCAGGGCTTTGCCCCCCACTTGCCTGCCTGGCAGACCAGATGGGAAATACAGTTAGATGGGTGTAGACTTGACCATCTCCCTTATTAAAGTCAGTTTTCTCTACACCAGTGTCCCCCAGCTCTGTGGCTGCTGATCGTTTGTGATGCTGCCAAGAACTTGATCCTGTTCTGTTATGAACTGCTCCTTCTTCCAGATTTGACACAGAGTCGACTTGTAGTCTGGAATTACTGGTTTGGGCACGGAGGTCCCGGTTTCCAGATTTAGATGGTACCTCAGTATTTCTGGGGCCTGCTGCATTGATGCAGGACTTTCTGCTTCGCAGGTGACTTTGCTGGTCTTCCCTTTTCTGAAGAAAAACAGTACTATCTGACTGGAAGTCAGAATCTATTAAAGAATCCATACAGTTGCCTTTTTTAGGGTTCTCTGTGGTTCTGCAGATACTGTCAGGCTTACTAGAGAATGGAGAAGCGTCCTTTACAGGTCGAAGGAGACACCAAGAGTCAGCAACAAGCTGTGAGTCATCAGCATTCAGCTCAGCTAGCGTTGGCATTTGAGATACCTCAGCTTCATTTTGATAAGGACTTGCATGCTCATCCAACCCCAACAAGTCCAACTCTTTATCGTTCCAAAGGTCAGTTTTGGTGTACTTAGTAAAGTCTTCTAAAGCCGATATATCCCAACGCTCACATCTGTTGCTGTCAGATGGTTCATCATCCACCAGATCACTCAGTAGTTCTATGTTCTCTTTCACGGGGCTCCTGTACAAATTCAGACTTAGAAGGTCATTTCTGGAGCTATTTGTATAGGCTAACTGACGTTCCTAGGATTTGACAAAAGAAGAAGTTATAATTAATATTACGTGTGCACTTTTTCCTCTCAACAGTTTCCTCCTCAACTCCTCCCATCCTGAACCCAACAGTGATGCCCAATGGCACTGAGCAGAGGCTCAACATCTACATGCTTAGCAAGGGAGAGGGGCCACTCTTGCCCATCTCCAGCTAGACAGTCAGGAGAATTGTGGCAATTTGTGAAGTCATCTGCTTGACTGCAGTTGGGCTTTGGCCTGATGTCactacagggagagagggggagaaaataCCTCAATTCTCCAAAAACAGAGGGGAAAGGGTGCTCACAGACAGAAAACACATAACTTTGGGATAATTCACCTTGTACAGTCACGGGTATTAACCCACATCCTACCATGATAGCACCTTGAAAAGTGCTCAACATAAAATAAGTCATTAATTTTCCCCTCCACAATTTCTAAGTAGAAATCCTTTCCTGATATTCTTTTGACGAATCACCAGTGAAGGGGAGAGATGGCTTTAACCAATAGACAATTTTATCtaattggagcagggaactggATGGGAAATTCAAACACGGTAGATCTGAAGAAAAGAATGGAGAAGGGCAAGAGCGAGCATAGAACCTTACAACAtaaaaggaggcctttcagcccttcaagcctgtgctaactctttgaaagagctatccaattaggtcCATTCCTGTGCTCCTTCCCCATAAATACCCTGCAAAAGTTTCCCCTTCAAGTGTATCaaatttcctttttgaaagttactactgaatccgcttccaccgccctttcaggcagcgcgtcccAGATCACAACCAGCTGCTTAAAATTTTGTTTTTGCTCACATTGCCTCCAGTTCTTTTGCAAATTCTAAGCAAACATTAAAGAAAACTAGAAACCTTTTTCCTGAAAATCTTCTTTTGGAGGATGATGTGTGTAAAATGAGATGGCTTTAAGCTATATAAGGCTCTATCTAATTAGTGCAGGGTAATAGCTCCGAACGCCCAACACGATAGGTTAGAAGAAAATAGTGAAAAGGAAGAAAAAGTGAAAAAGTCCGGGAGCTTATAGAAAAACAATAAAATGGTACTCAACCCATAGTTAAGATTAAAGGTTCTTTCTGCTCATTACAGTACTTATCAGTTTCTTGCAATCATTATTTCTAATACTATAAGACTATCAGCAAGTTATGGCAATAGAGTTTCCTCTATTGGTATAATAGGTGTACTGCAATTTTTACATTTTACTCCACAGGTCCATATGAATTTGCTATGATACTTTTTATTTTGAAATAAACAGTGCAATGGAAATGAGACACAGTAGGCTAGAAATTCAgcttggtgggtgggggagggcgggggaggggaagcagtgcaGTGGCTTGCAGCATAAAATGGGTGTTATTGACTTGCTTACCTGTTATGCTCCCTGCCCGATATTCAGTTCCACTAACTTCACTAGAATTGAATATCAAGTGGGGCGTATAAGAGGGACCCAACATCATTCCACCTGTTTACCCCTAAAGACCAATTTCTACCCTAGTGAATCTAAAGGAAGAAGGAAAGAgcaatgttaattgtatatcaattgtgtttaattgtattcagttggtgggcattaactggggattcacttgtgcccctataaatagacacagactgaaactgggtgggttaggaggtgtattgcttgtaatgtgtaactctataAATAAATGCCTATTAGAAGTGTGTGAAGATTGATTCCAGTTCTATCCTTCTCCTACTGGTTTTCTGGAATATTACAACAGACTTGCATTTTAATTACTGATAGAATTTTGCAGACCTGTTTTATCCCCTTCTCCCCAAAATGGACTCTGGACTCCACCCTCATGAAGGTTTACATTCAGATTAGAACATCTTGACTTAAAATCCTGATTGATCACAGCTGGACTTTCAATGTTTATTTGACCAAcaatggcttttaaaaaaaaaaatcataatagAATTAAAAATGCTGGAGGTTAAGCATtggtagagagagagcgagagaaaataaaacagagctaacatttcaggttggtgaccttttagGCAATGTtaactgtttttttctctctctctctctctctctaccaatgcTGCcttgcctgctgagtatttccagcattttcttttttttatttcagattttcagcatctgcagtactttcctTTATTATTGCTTTGTTTACCATATATGGTCACAGGGAAATTCCCCCCAACAAGTTCAATGTATAAACTATGTACCCTGGTAGAGGCTTATTTTCAATTATTTCACCACAATTTCTGACCAGATCTAGGAACTCTCTTCTACCACTAAGCATAGAGAGAAATCATTGCAGTTAGTCACATAACATTTAGATGTTATGATGGGAGAGTTAATGTAGCAGTGAGACGAGGTcgcttgggctgaatggcctttaacTTTTAAATAATAAAAATGAGggaaaaaggaaagatttgcagggctatggagaaagcacAGGAGAAGGGCAACTAATTAGATAACTTTCAAAGGGATAGCagaggtacgatgggctgaatgggctccttttgtgctgcaagatTGTATAGATCATTAATGGCCTCATAAAATGCAACTCACTCTTTCTTACTTTAGATTCACCGTGTCTTATTTTTATTGGAATTGTCTTAATTCCTGTGCCAATGGCATTACAGCACCATGGGTATTTGCAGTACCATGCATGCCAAGAGTATAGCACAGGCATTGCCGAGAGTACTGTTCAATTAAATATGCCAAAGGTACAGCTGAAGATATAGCTACCATGGACACTGAGGCTACAGCTAGACACTCCTATTGGACCAACAGATGGGGATTCAAGTTTTTATACTTATAGGGGTCCCTTCAGATATAATGGCTAATGGAAGCTCCACTGCATTTTCATTTAAGGGTTGCAACAGGGAAATCTGTACCCTATGCAGAAAGATAAATTAAAaccagaatgcgctgcctgaaagggtggtggaagcaaattcaatgggTGACtcttcaaaagggaatcggatacgtattgaaaaggagaaattggcagggctatgggggagagcaagggggagtgagaTGAATTGGACAGTTCTAATAAAGAGCTAGAACAGGGacaatggatcaaatggcctctttctttgctgtaaGATTCCATAATCCAGTTTTGCTTGTACTATATAGTTGCAGTACCACAGGAGCTAGTCAGATAGCAATGCGCTTGGCTAGCTGGGGCTGCGATGCGTATACTTTAACGCACATCAATCTTACAGATTCTCCAAATTTAGCTCTCTCTGCACACAAAGAAAAAATAACCCATCACTCGGAATTATCTAAGAAAACTGCAGTCTTAAAACATGATTTATAAACGCATCTTTGTCATCCCCGCACCTGTTCGTACAGAAAGCCCGAGTCAGGGCTGCTGTCTGGGCTCGCCACAGTCTGGTCCAAGGAGGAGTAGAGGCAACAACTTCGAAAAGCATCTCCGAATGCAGGTTCCATCCCACTAGCATTGGGCTGAGAAAATATTACAATTAGTAGAGATCACAACAATACTTTGCTACAAAGAAAAAGCACACCATTACAGTGCTGACTGCAATATATTAGATCAAAACAACCACTGATGTCCAGAATCGCCTACTTGCTAAACCCTTGACACACACAACGGTGAATCCTAGAAGGATTAGACCAATATGGCCCCATCCTGCCAGTACTTCAAGGGTAGCATCCATTAGAATGGCTCTTTGCTGGTTATTACACCAGATCTTCCTTGGCAGCAAATCCTCTAACAATAGGATCCTTTGCAACGAATACAGAAAGCAAAACATGTTTGACTGAGGCAAGCAGAGGAAAGGCTTGCAGTGCTCCTCGTACTTAAGAGCACTACAGGGCTTTGCAGGTTACCGTGGTAGCGTCATGGTGACTCATCCTTCCAGCAGACAGTTACAGCTGGATTAAAAGCATCGCGTGTAATCGGATATAAAAAAAAATGTTGGCTGCAGGAACTTTTACTTGTGAAAACCTTTTACTCCCAACAAAggacaggaataaaagttctcgagGGAAGTCAGAATTATACGcttgggtgtcagctgtggctcagtgggtagtgctctCGCCCGAGTCGGCTGGTTGTAGGTGCAAGCCCCAATGCAGAGACTCGAGCATATAACCCAGGCTGGCACTGcaatgcagtgcagtactgagggagtgctgcactgtcaaaagtgccgtcttttgaatgagacattaaaccgaagctccgtctgccctcccaggtggacataaaagatcccatggcactactcgaGGAAAATCAggggcatcctggccaatatttatccctcaaataacatcactaaaacaaacatTATCTGGCTATTTATCTCACGACtgcttgttggatcttgctgtgcacaaaatcgaCTGCTGCGTTTCCCTACATTATATCAGCAACCACACCTCCAAAATAAAAGTATTTGATTGGTTGTGAAGGGCTGTAGGATGTTCAGAGTTCATGAaatacgctatataaatgcaagtgcttccTTTAACATTGCCCCTCAGTATCTGGCCACTTTTTAAGCAATAGCATTCAGCTTCTGCTCAAACACTATTGCCAAGCCCACTGAGTGCCAGTTGCAGTATTGAACCACACAAACCTGGAAGGTCGCAGGTTTGGTGCTGGGCCTATGCTGTTACCTAACCCTAAGTGAGGTAGCAGTATGAAACGCAACAATTAACACCAGTGGTCGCAGACTAGGAAGTAAAATAGTCAGTCGGCCAGGACTTTGGC
It encodes the following:
- the LOC137380768 gene encoding CREB3 regulatory factor-like isoform X3, with protein sequence MLFEVVASTPPWTRLWRAQTAALTRAFCTNRSPVKENIELLSDLVDDEPSDSNRCERWDISALEDFTKYTKTDLWNDKELDLLGLDEHASPYQNEAEVSQMPTLAELNADDSQLVADSWCLLRPVKDASPFSSKPDSICRTTENPKKGNCMDSLIDSDFQSDSTVFLQKREDQQSHLRSRKSCINAAGPRNTEVPSKSGNRDLRAQTSNSRLQVDSVSNLEEGAVHNRTGSSSWQHHKRSAATELGDTGVEKTDFNKGDGQVYTHLTVFPIWSARQASGGQSPEAGVELKNHEHNYSLFSAESLGLQTNEERLEPEDGSDSEQDDSENEDDDEEEEEEDDEDKDDFSDYLSEAGNEHETSADVALDMGGRRLKRRYFWEYNDSHTTPSKQERTLQPSEWDCYTLPSNVYQKENGVGQGRRMAKKSRRTDVDDLTPNPRKLLLIGDELKKLNKVIDDLTPVNELPVNARPRSRKEKNKLASRACRLKKKAQHEANKIKLWGLNNEHDNLLQVIVAIKRQIMQRVESSDGTEEESMTEKLDKLMKDKVGRSVAGQTSEFVNEVLEKVSAGESAGGLS
- the LOC137380768 gene encoding CREB3 regulatory factor-like isoform X1 is translated as MPQPNASGMEPAFGDAFRSCCLYSSLDQTVASPDSSPDSGFLYEQERQLAYTNSSRNDLLSLNLYRSPVKENIELLSDLVDDEPSDSNRCERWDISALEDFTKYTKTDLWNDKELDLLGLDEHASPYQNEAEVSQMPTLAELNADDSQLVADSWCLLRPVKDASPFSSKPDSICRTTENPKKGNCMDSLIDSDFQSDSTVFLQKREDQQSHLRSRKSCINAAGPRNTEVPSKSGNRDLRAQTSNSRLQVDSVSNLEEGAVHNRTGSSSWQHHKRSAATELGDTGVEKTDFNKGDGQVYTHLTVFPIWSARQASGGQSPEAGVELKNHEHNYSLFSAESLGLQTNEERLEPEDGSDSEQDDSENEDDDEEEEEEDDEDKDDFSDYLSEAGNEHETSADVALDMGGRRLKRRYFWEYNDSHTTPSKQERTLQPSEWDCYTLPSNVYQKENGVGQGRRMAKKSRRTDVDDLTPNPRKLLLIGDELKKLNKVIDDLTPVNELPVNARPRSRKEKNKLASRACRLKKKAQHEANKIKLWGLNNEHDNLLQVIVAIKRQIMQRVESSDGTEEESMTEKLDKLMKDKVGRSVAGQTSEFVNEVLEKVSAGESAGGLS
- the LOC137380768 gene encoding CREB3 regulatory factor-like isoform X2, translated to MPQPNASGMEPAFGDAFRSCCLYSSLDQTVASPDSSPDSGFLYEQERQLAYTNSSRNDLLSLNLYRSPVKENIELLSDLVDDEPSDSNRCERWDISALEDFTKYTKTDLWNDKELDLLGLDEHASPYQNEAEVSQMPTLAELNADDSQLVADSWCLLRPVKDASPFSSKPDSICRTTENPKKGNCMDSLIDSDFQSDSTVFLQKREDQQSHLRSRKSCINAAGPRNTEVPSKSGNRDLRAQTSNSRLQVDSVSNLEEGAVHNRTGSSSWQHHKRSAATELGDTGVEKTDFNKGDGQVYTHLTVFPIWSARQASGGQSPEAGVELKNHEHNYSLFSAESLGLQTNEERLEPEDGSDSEQDDSENEDDDEEEEEEDDEDKDDFSDYLSEAGNEHETSADVALDMGGRRLKRRYFWEYNDSHTTPSKQERTLQPSEWDCYTLPSNVYQKENGVGQGRRMAKKSRRTDVDDLTPNPRKLLLIGDELKKLNKSLQTKEESTA